A single genomic interval of Procambarus clarkii isolate CNS0578487 chromosome 61, FALCON_Pclarkii_2.0, whole genome shotgun sequence harbors:
- the LOC123774299 gene encoding uncharacterized protein, which translates to MSVGAERRALWVWVVVAGILVGTTVGIPSRVANRMIPSWWVNARTKNTCVTWADCGPGRCCVRPMLATNSYCLPYKTRGQICDASAILVDVENEVYFDHCPCERHLNCANLHSSSVCVDPEALQQLVLSPSPQSIKL; encoded by the exons ATGAGTGTGGGCGCCGAGCGTAGAgcactgtgggtgtgggtggtggtcgcAGGCATACTTGTGGGCACCACCGTGGGCATACCCTCTCGTGTGGCCAACAGGATGATACCCAGCTGGTGGGTCAATG CCCGGACGAAGAACACGTGTGTGACGTGGGCGGACTGTGGGCCGGGGCGGTGCTGCGTGCGACCCATGCTGGCTACGAACAGTTACTGTCTGCCCTACAAGACCCGGGGCCAGATCTGTGACGCCTCCGCCATCCTTGTAGACGTCGAGAACGAG GTGTACTTCGACCACTGCCCGTGTGAGAGGCACTTGAACTGTGCCAACTTGCactccagcagtgtgtgtgtcgACCCTGAGGCCCTCCAGCAGCTCGTCCTCAGCCCCTCACCACAGTCCATCAAACTGTAG